Proteins encoded by one window of Cylindrospermum stagnale PCC 7417:
- a CDS encoding nucleoside hydrolase: MTILQSQPIPVLVDTDGGVDDALALIMALNSPQLDLKAITVLAGNIHVDQAANNVLRVMSIVQPNTLPIVAKGCEKPLVKQPFNAAGIHGADGLGELDQFKEADGTARYPKLTIEASTENAIDVILKAAQEYGDSLNIVALGPLTNLATAIQKDAATMKKIGRIIIMGGAVTVPGNITAAAEFNFFVDPDAAQIVMESGIPLTLVGLDVAMKAPLPRQVVEDNLQRRPSKLTQFIADCTGIYMAFYRDNEGFYGCYLHDPLAMAVAIDPSLVKTELFYMMVETEGRFTTGLSLVDRRDRRDEKTNPPNVEACLDVDTEQFLKLFDQLV, from the coding sequence ATGACAATCCTTCAAAGTCAGCCCATCCCCGTGCTGGTGGATACAGACGGAGGTGTTGATGATGCCTTAGCGCTGATTATGGCATTGAACTCACCACAATTAGACCTGAAAGCAATTACCGTTTTAGCTGGTAATATCCATGTAGACCAAGCGGCTAATAATGTATTGCGGGTAATGAGCATTGTCCAACCAAATACCTTACCCATTGTTGCTAAAGGCTGTGAAAAACCACTGGTTAAACAGCCGTTTAATGCCGCAGGTATTCATGGCGCAGATGGGCTTGGTGAATTAGATCAATTTAAAGAAGCTGATGGCACAGCCCGCTATCCTAAACTGACGATTGAAGCATCTACAGAGAATGCTATTGATGTCATTCTCAAGGCAGCACAAGAGTACGGCGACAGTCTAAATATTGTGGCTTTGGGTCCACTAACTAATTTAGCAACAGCAATTCAAAAAGATGCCGCCACGATGAAAAAAATAGGACGAATTATCATCATGGGCGGGGCTGTTACCGTACCTGGAAATATTACGGCTGCGGCTGAATTTAATTTTTTTGTAGATCCTGATGCAGCTCAAATCGTAATGGAGTCAGGGATTCCCCTCACTTTAGTAGGTTTAGATGTGGCGATGAAAGCCCCTTTACCGCGCCAAGTTGTTGAAGATAATTTACAGCGCCGCCCTTCAAAACTTACCCAGTTTATTGCCGATTGCACTGGAATTTATATGGCTTTCTATCGAGATAATGAAGGCTTTTACGGTTGTTATTTACATGATCCTTTGGCGATGGCAGTCGCTATCGATCCGAGTCTGGTAAAGACTGAATTATTCTATATGATGGTCGAAACCGAAGGACGATTTACCACTGGGTTATCACTGGTAGATCGGCGTGATCGCCGAGATGAGAAAACCAATCCACCTAATGTAGAAGCCTGTTTAGATGTTGATACCGAACAGTTTTTAAAGCTGTTTGATCAACTTGTCTGA
- a CDS encoding bifunctional metallophosphatase/5'-nucleotidase — protein MNTERFKKFTILHSNDMHGDFLAEATGIAEGHAIGGMSLLSGYINQVRQEEKNVLFVIAGDMLQGSMIDTEYKGISTMEIMNYLAPDVVTLGNHELDYGLPHLLFLEKMANFPIVNANLYIKKYNKRLMNPYLILNVDGFDIMFIGIVTEEALRTLKRDSSIGTFVSLEDAAAEVGKICNAYKNDDIDLTIILTHIGFEEDKKLAAMLNPEWGVDLIIGGHSHTFLEQPAQVNNILIAQAGVGTDQIGRFDIVVDDDTNSIVEWKWQLLPVDSNLAQPDPNIENLIATFKEEVDRKYNRLVGRLARKLTHPKREEETELGNLIADIIAQQDMLDVVFVASGAIRGTELGPLVTLSDLKKVYPYDDTLYKFTVSGVHLTKIFTHIMRPENRAPGGSEYFQLNKGIKAVYNDALHRIESLSINGQSIQEDHQYTICMDGYRYQNSERNLDITHQELGNSKVITTSCQDVLEEFFGHHQNINSHIEGRLIYK, from the coding sequence ATGAATACTGAGAGATTTAAAAAGTTTACAATTTTGCATTCCAATGATATGCACGGAGACTTTTTAGCAGAGGCAACGGGTATAGCAGAAGGTCATGCTATTGGTGGAATGTCGCTGCTTTCTGGATATATAAATCAGGTGCGTCAGGAAGAGAAAAACGTACTTTTTGTCATCGCGGGTGATATGCTCCAAGGCTCTATGATTGATACCGAATACAAAGGTATTTCAACTATGGAAATTATGAATTACCTGGCTCCTGACGTAGTGACTTTGGGGAACCACGAATTAGATTATGGGTTGCCTCACTTACTTTTTCTAGAAAAGATGGCTAATTTTCCTATAGTCAATGCCAACCTATATATTAAAAAGTATAACAAACGCTTGATGAATCCTTATCTAATCCTAAATGTAGATGGATTCGATATCATGTTCATCGGAATTGTGACTGAAGAAGCTCTGAGGACATTAAAACGTGATAGCAGTATTGGCACTTTTGTCAGCCTTGAAGATGCGGCAGCAGAAGTTGGCAAGATTTGTAATGCCTACAAAAATGATGACATTGACCTAACAATTATTCTGACGCACATCGGTTTTGAAGAAGATAAAAAATTAGCAGCAATGCTAAACCCAGAATGGGGTGTGGATCTGATAATTGGGGGACACTCCCATACATTTTTAGAACAACCTGCCCAAGTCAACAATATTCTAATCGCACAAGCTGGAGTTGGCACAGACCAGATTGGACGTTTCGATATTGTAGTAGATGACGATACTAACAGCATTGTAGAATGGAAGTGGCAACTTCTGCCTGTGGATAGCAATTTGGCACAACCAGATCCCAATATCGAGAATCTGATTGCTACTTTCAAAGAAGAAGTTGACCGCAAGTATAATCGACTGGTTGGACGATTAGCACGTAAATTAACCCATCCTAAGCGTGAAGAAGAAACTGAATTGGGTAACTTAATTGCTGATATTATTGCCCAACAAGATATGTTAGATGTAGTTTTTGTAGCGAGTGGTGCAATCCGGGGAACGGAATTAGGTCCTCTAGTTACATTGAGCGATCTAAAAAAGGTTTACCCTTACGACGATACTCTTTATAAGTTTACAGTTAGCGGGGTACATCTCACAAAGATATTTACACATATTATGAGACCCGAAAACCGAGCACCAGGTGGAAGTGAGTATTTCCAGCTAAATAAAGGTATTAAGGCGGTTTACAATGATGCCCTGCATAGGATTGAATCTTTGAGCATTAATGGACAATCCATACAAGAGGATCATCAATACACTATATGTATGGATGGCTATCGTTACCAAAATTCCGAGCGAAATTTAGATATAACACATCAAGAATTAGGTAATTCAAAGGTAATCACAACATCCTGCCAGGATGTCCTAGAAGAATTCTTTGGACATCATCAAAATATTAACAGCCATATCGAAGGAAGATTGATATACAAATAG
- a CDS encoding alpha-2-macroglobulin family protein: protein MNMKNFIQLIFVFTLVLALAGCNLVGIKPGKEQLPAVSQLTPPNLPDWIEQISPLGDAKPLSQIRIRFKEALIPVESLDSPEQQQLLSKFALWPPLPGSFRFLTPRMVGFQADKALPKATRFQVTLKSGLADLKNHRLDKDLAWTFNTESIALTNLPGINPIEKGDIEPIDLQPKLQFNSNLELDLASVQEHLQLISEDKKKVVRFKVELAKEEKLENEYPLEKLDPSARNWIYHLIPQQNLEKATRYRLQFSPGILPAYGNLPSEKEFVTKLATYSPLAFQKINYYGQPDAGGTYGRFVKGSPQLEFNNILVADSAKENIKINPAPKAISRTLQINDEDRIVTINPYALEPDKTYTITIGANLKDKFGQTLGKPLTLKYDTGDLAGDIWAPAELNIFPTGKDLQLNINTVNLPEAKYKAAYRVVQPTDLVYFKNGNDLLPKTAEWQSFKVSGKKNQSVDITVPLREKIGAATGMLAYGVQARTNKYQENGKELWREPTTFGLVELTNLGVFTQWFPESGLIRVNHLADGSPVKAAAVEIYQSKLDAKSRPQALPCATGKTDENGFFRIQRQDLQQCFADKPSFVKAPELLVIARENQDWAFARTEEYSGVYGYGIDAGWQDGKPASRGVIFSDRQLYQPGEKAWLTGFADYLENGAINQDKNAVYQVSLVNPDGQKTDLGTQTTNEFGTFSLELPIKTNQRLGYYNIQAKGKEGKEISGEFRVAEFKPPNFKVELNLDKEFALIDEKVAAKAASNYLFGAPVEGGEAKYFITRQQANFIPKGWEEFNFGRQWFWPEESPSIPADVLQTNTQLDANGKSSQTVTVAKDLPYPMTYRVDVQVADVSNLSVANSQSFTALPSNRLIGLKSNFVADAGKAFPVEVIVTEPTGKVLEGQRVRLELQQMKYSSVTQSVEGSQTPKNQVEYKTVSQTEITSASNPQSVNLTPTESGSYRIRANFRDGKDELSATDLQIWATGENPVFWGSTEKDVLEVKLDKKEFKPGDTATALIQSPYPEAELYFAVIKDKTLYQQIVKVKGGAPQIQFQVTPEMLPNAAVEAVLVRQGKPINQVEPGNLDNLVRIGFAPFKVNLADKYLKVQVNPVLASLEPGAEETVQLELKDIQGSPAKGQFTVMVVNEAVLQLSGYRPPNLVDTVYAEQPISTRFNDNRRDVRLAPQLASLPKGWGYGGGLSSGAANTRTRKDFQALAYYNGSVITDAEGKAIITFKLPDDLTTWRVMAVATDGNLRFGNGEKTFITTKPLLTNAILPQFARIGDRIQAGLSVTNTTGTTGNLAINGELSGNLKFTENNPTSATLQTKAETATHAYRFPMVAGNAGVSQVRFTTQLNGTADAFEVPLEIKPLEITEQVIETGVTDKQVKIPLNVDKNVFPEAGGLDIQLASTLIPEIKAPAKQVLGDEDLPFTEPAASQLLIAANLQTLAQKYNQTFAEFNPQNQAKLAIEQLQKLQLADNGFASFPGQEKSDPWVSPYAAESLAKANQVFPGLVNSGMLNRLKAYLQTVLANPGQYEYCKQKLCKNQLQLNSLIALAELGDKRNSFLSDIYQQREAFDLVTQIKLARYLSQFPEWQDEAQIMRVQLQKNIYETGRAAVVNLPASWGWMSSNTSTQAQALRLFIAQKAKPEIIDKLLQSLLALRRNGTWQNSYNNAQAFTALVEYSQLQPTPPNFIATVKLAGKKLGENRFDGYKNPSLSLNVAMDKLPRGRHDLLLQKSGKGNLHYLVAYEYRLQGNQPGRFNGLRVTREISKVGEEKILQKLGLYAKDKPLTLQPGQVFDIGLEVIADHPVEHLVMTDPLPAGFEAVDESFQTSTSALQTKTDNWQLGFKTIYRDRILAYADHLEPGVYSLHYLVRSVTPGTFLWPGAEVHLQYAPEEFGRTGDSTLVLDETK, encoded by the coding sequence ATGAACATGAAAAATTTTATCCAATTAATATTTGTTTTCACCCTTGTATTAGCCTTGGCAGGTTGCAATTTAGTTGGTATTAAACCAGGCAAAGAACAACTACCAGCAGTTTCTCAACTCACACCGCCAAATTTACCAGACTGGATTGAACAAATTAGCCCCTTAGGAGATGCGAAACCCCTGAGTCAAATTCGCATCAGGTTTAAAGAGGCTTTAATTCCTGTTGAAAGTTTAGATAGTCCAGAACAGCAGCAGTTGCTATCTAAATTTGCACTTTGGCCGCCTTTACCCGGTAGCTTTAGATTTTTAACACCGCGCATGGTGGGATTTCAAGCTGATAAAGCTTTGCCAAAAGCCACCAGATTTCAAGTTACACTCAAATCAGGTTTAGCAGATTTAAAAAATCACCGCTTAGATAAAGATTTAGCTTGGACTTTTAATACTGAATCTATCGCCCTGACTAACTTACCAGGTATTAACCCAATTGAAAAAGGCGATATAGAACCGATTGATTTACAGCCTAAGTTGCAATTTAACTCAAATTTAGAACTAGATTTAGCTTCAGTGCAAGAGCATTTACAGCTAATTTCAGAAGATAAAAAAAAGGTTGTGCGCTTCAAGGTAGAATTAGCCAAAGAAGAAAAACTAGAAAATGAATATCCTTTAGAAAAACTTGACCCTTCAGCCCGCAATTGGATTTATCATCTCATTCCTCAGCAAAATCTTGAAAAGGCTACCCGTTATCGCTTACAATTCTCTCCGGGTATACTACCTGCTTATGGTAATCTCCCTAGTGAAAAGGAGTTTGTTACTAAATTAGCAACTTATTCGCCTTTGGCATTTCAGAAAATTAACTATTATGGACAGCCAGATGCAGGGGGAACTTATGGCAGATTTGTTAAAGGCAGTCCACAGCTAGAATTTAATAATATTTTGGTAGCAGATTCAGCCAAAGAAAATATAAAAATTAATCCCGCACCTAAAGCAATTTCTCGAACTCTTCAAATCAACGACGAAGATAGAATTGTCACTATTAATCCTTATGCCTTAGAACCAGACAAAACTTATACAATTACTATTGGCGCTAATCTCAAAGATAAGTTTGGGCAGACTTTGGGTAAACCTCTCACTCTCAAGTATGATACTGGCGATTTAGCGGGGGATATCTGGGCACCGGCAGAGTTAAATATTTTTCCCACTGGCAAAGATTTACAGCTAAATATTAATACAGTAAATCTGCCAGAAGCAAAATACAAAGCAGCTTATCGAGTAGTGCAGCCAACAGATTTAGTTTATTTCAAAAATGGGAATGATTTATTACCAAAAACTGCTGAATGGCAAAGCTTCAAGGTATCAGGTAAGAAAAATCAATCAGTTGATATAACTGTTCCCCTGCGAGAAAAAATTGGCGCTGCTACGGGAATGTTAGCTTATGGAGTGCAAGCACGCACTAATAAATATCAGGAGAATGGTAAGGAATTGTGGCGAGAACCCACGACTTTTGGCTTGGTGGAATTAACGAATTTGGGCGTATTTACTCAGTGGTTTCCAGAGTCGGGATTAATTCGCGTTAATCATCTAGCTGATGGTTCGCCTGTGAAAGCGGCTGCTGTTGAAATATATCAATCAAAGTTAGATGCAAAATCTCGTCCTCAAGCTTTACCATGTGCTACAGGTAAAACTGATGAAAATGGATTTTTTAGAATTCAGCGTCAGGATTTACAGCAATGTTTTGCAGATAAACCAAGCTTTGTTAAAGCACCAGAGTTGTTAGTAATTGCCCGTGAAAATCAAGATTGGGCATTTGCTAGAACTGAAGAATATAGTGGTGTTTATGGCTATGGTATTGATGCTGGTTGGCAAGATGGCAAGCCAGCATCGCGAGGGGTGATTTTTTCAGATAGACAGTTATATCAGCCAGGGGAAAAAGCTTGGTTAACTGGTTTTGCTGACTATTTAGAAAATGGCGCAATTAATCAAGATAAAAATGCAGTTTATCAAGTAAGTTTGGTAAATCCCGATGGACAAAAGACAGATTTAGGTACGCAAACTACAAATGAGTTTGGCACGTTTTCTCTAGAGTTACCAATCAAGACTAATCAACGTTTAGGCTACTATAATATCCAGGCGAAGGGGAAGGAGGGGAAAGAAATTTCGGGAGAATTTAGGGTAGCTGAGTTTAAACCGCCTAATTTTAAAGTTGAACTCAATTTAGATAAAGAATTTGCTCTGATTGATGAAAAAGTTGCGGCGAAGGCAGCAAGTAATTATTTATTTGGTGCGCCTGTGGAAGGAGGAGAAGCGAAATATTTTATTACGCGCCAGCAGGCTAATTTTATTCCCAAAGGTTGGGAGGAATTTAATTTTGGTAGACAATGGTTTTGGCCAGAAGAAAGTCCTTCGATTCCTGCTGATGTGTTGCAAACTAATACTCAGCTAGATGCTAATGGTAAAAGTAGTCAAACTGTAACGGTGGCTAAGGATTTACCTTATCCGATGACTTACCGGGTGGATGTGCAAGTTGCAGATGTTTCTAATCTGTCTGTGGCGAATTCTCAAAGTTTTACAGCTTTACCAAGTAATCGGCTGATTGGGTTAAAAAGTAATTTTGTGGCTGATGCTGGGAAGGCTTTTCCTGTTGAAGTTATTGTAACTGAACCGACGGGGAAAGTTTTAGAGGGACAACGGGTGCGGCTGGAATTACAACAGATGAAATATAGCAGCGTTACCCAGTCGGTGGAAGGTAGTCAAACGCCAAAAAACCAAGTTGAATATAAGACTGTTTCCCAAACAGAAATTACATCTGCTAGCAATCCACAATCAGTAAATTTGACGCCAACTGAATCGGGTTCTTACCGCATCAGGGCTAATTTTAGGGATGGCAAAGATGAATTAAGCGCTACAGATTTACAAATTTGGGCTACTGGAGAAAATCCCGTGTTTTGGGGTTCGACTGAAAAAGATGTTCTGGAAGTTAAGCTGGATAAAAAAGAGTTTAAACCTGGTGATACTGCAACGGCATTAATTCAATCTCCTTATCCCGAAGCAGAGTTGTATTTTGCGGTGATTAAAGATAAAACTCTCTATCAGCAGATTGTTAAAGTTAAGGGAGGCGCACCACAAATTCAGTTTCAAGTTACGCCGGAAATGTTGCCAAATGCAGCGGTTGAAGCTGTGTTAGTTAGGCAAGGTAAACCAATTAATCAAGTGGAACCTGGGAATTTAGATAATTTAGTACGCATTGGCTTTGCACCTTTTAAAGTTAATTTGGCTGATAAGTATTTAAAAGTGCAAGTTAACCCGGTTCTTGCTTCTCTGGAACCTGGTGCTGAAGAAACTGTTCAATTGGAATTAAAAGATATTCAGGGAAGTCCCGCCAAAGGACAGTTTACTGTTATGGTGGTGAATGAGGCGGTGTTACAACTTTCTGGTTATCGTCCGCCAAATTTGGTAGATACTGTATATGCTGAACAGCCGATATCTACGCGCTTTAATGATAATCGCCGGGATGTGAGATTAGCACCACAACTTGCAAGTTTACCTAAAGGTTGGGGTTATGGCGGTGGGTTGTCAAGTGGTGCAGCAAATACTCGTACTCGTAAAGATTTCCAAGCTTTAGCTTATTACAATGGTTCGGTGATAACTGATGCTGAGGGTAAGGCGATAATTACCTTTAAATTACCGGATGATTTAACTACATGGCGGGTGATGGCTGTGGCTACTGATGGAAATCTGCGTTTTGGGAATGGGGAAAAGACTTTTATCACGACAAAGCCACTTTTAACTAATGCTATTTTGCCACAGTTCGCTCGGATTGGCGATCGCATTCAAGCAGGTTTATCAGTCACCAACACCACTGGTACTACCGGAAATTTGGCAATTAATGGCGAACTTAGCGGGAATCTGAAGTTTACCGAAAATAACCCCACATCTGCAACCTTGCAAACCAAAGCTGAAACCGCAACTCACGCTTATCGCTTTCCAATGGTGGCGGGTAATGCGGGAGTTAGTCAAGTTCGCTTTACCACTCAGCTAAATGGTACAGCAGATGCTTTTGAAGTACCTTTAGAAATTAAGCCGCTGGAAATCACAGAACAAGTTATAGAAACTGGTGTTACGGATAAGCAGGTAAAAATACCTCTGAATGTTGACAAAAATGTCTTCCCAGAAGCGGGAGGTTTAGATATTCAGTTAGCGAGTACTTTAATTCCCGAAATTAAAGCACCCGCAAAACAGGTTTTAGGAGATGAAGATTTACCATTTACAGAACCTGCTGCAAGTCAATTGTTAATTGCTGCTAATCTGCAAACTCTAGCGCAAAAGTATAATCAGACATTTGCTGAATTTAATCCTCAAAACCAAGCAAAGCTAGCAATTGAACAATTGCAAAAACTCCAACTCGCTGATAATGGTTTTGCAAGTTTTCCCGGACAAGAAAAATCTGATCCTTGGGTTTCTCCCTACGCAGCAGAATCTCTAGCTAAAGCCAATCAGGTGTTCCCTGGTTTAGTAAATTCGGGAATGCTAAATCGCCTCAAGGCTTATTTGCAAACAGTTCTCGCAAATCCAGGACAATACGAATATTGTAAACAAAAACTTTGTAAAAATCAACTGCAACTCAATTCCTTGATAGCTTTAGCAGAATTGGGAGACAAACGCAATAGTTTTCTCTCAGATATTTATCAACAGCGCGAAGCTTTTGATTTAGTCACACAAATAAAACTAGCGCGATACTTATCTCAGTTTCCTGAATGGCAAGATGAAGCGCAAATTATGCGAGTTCAGTTGCAAAAAAATATTTATGAAACTGGACGCGCAGCAGTTGTGAATTTACCTGCTAGTTGGGGATGGATGAGTTCAAATACTTCAACCCAGGCGCAAGCTTTACGGTTATTTATTGCCCAAAAAGCTAAACCAGAAATTATTGATAAGTTATTGCAAAGCCTTCTGGCACTCCGCCGCAATGGTACATGGCAAAATAGTTATAATAACGCCCAAGCCTTCACAGCTTTGGTGGAATATAGCCAACTACAACCCACACCGCCTAATTTTATCGCTACGGTAAAATTAGCTGGTAAAAAGTTAGGCGAAAACCGTTTTGATGGTTACAAAAATCCTAGTTTAAGTTTGAATGTAGCGATGGATAAATTACCTCGTGGGCGTCACGATTTGCTGCTGCAAAAATCTGGTAAAGGTAATTTACATTATTTAGTCGCTTATGAATATCGCTTGCAAGGTAATCAACCAGGGAGGTTCAATGGTTTACGAGTAACACGAGAAATTAGCAAAGTCGGTGAAGAAAAGATATTGCAAAAATTAGGACTTTATGCTAAAGATAAGCCTTTAACTTTACAGCCTGGACAAGTATTTGATATAGGTTTGGAAGTGATTGCTGATCATCCTGTGGAACATTTGGTGATGACAGATCCCCTACCCGCAGGATTTGAAGCGGTGGATGAGAGTTTTCAAACCTCTACATCTGCATTGCAGACAAAAACCGACAATTGGCAACTTGGGTTTAAAACAATATATCGCGATCGCATTTTAGCCTATGCAGATCACCTCGAACCCGGAGTTTACAGCCTCCATTACTTGGTGCGTTCCGTTACTCCCGGTACATTCCTCTGGCCTGGTGCTGAAGTTCATCTGCAATATGCACCAGAAGAATTTGGACGCACTGGCGATTCTACATTAGTACTAGACGAAACTAAGTAG